In Pelmatolapia mariae isolate MD_Pm_ZW linkage group LG2, Pm_UMD_F_2, whole genome shotgun sequence, one DNA window encodes the following:
- the LOC134634009 gene encoding signal-regulatory protein beta-2-like: LAVTEMNEVPQPISLTVAKLGDNVTLTCPLSGSDTKLSFWFKLNFGYMFQTVAIGSFGQILPQFNNSRFNARKVGNVLSLSIRNVNKEDEATYFCQAGSSQSISFINGTIVAVNDPKTQQKSVTVKQTRDVESVRLSEPKTLQCSLLSKDKNGKYQSPNEDKVHWFKGVSESHSGIIYYGSIRSKEEGRCDYSLSKTITHSSDAGTYYCATVTCREILFGEGRKMDIIFVRLSASPRHVSRGPFFVPRLLHPRSNDTSKIKSSR; the protein is encoded by the exons TTAGCTGTGACTGAAATGAATGAGGTTCCTCAGCCGATCTCTTTAACTGTGGCTAAACTTGGAGATAATGTGACTCTGACATGTCCACTGTCTGGAAGTGATACGAAGTTGTCTTTCTGGTTTAAGCTGAATTTTGGATATATGTTTCAAACAGTTGCTATAGGAAGTTTTGGGCAAATATTACCTCAATTTAACAACTCAAGATTCAATGCCAGAAAAGTGGGTAATGTGCTTTCTCTTTCCATAAGAAATGTAAACAAAGAAGATGAAGCAACATACTTCTGTCAAGCAGGATCATCACAAAGTATTAGCTTTATTAATGGCACTATTGTGGCAGTGAATG ATCCTAAAACCCAGCAGAAATCTGTCACCGTGAAACAAACTCGAGATGTGGAGTCAGTCCGTCTGAGTGAGCCAAAGACTCTACAATGTTCGCTCCTGTCTAAGGACAAAAATGGCAAATATCAGTCCCCAAATGAAGACAAAGTGCACTGGTTTAAAGGTGTATCCGAATCCCATTCAGGTATAATTTACTATGGCAGTATAAGAAGTAAAGAGGAAGGGAGATGTGACTACAGTCTGTCAAAAACGATAACACATTCTTCTGACGCTGGGACGTACTACTGTGCGACGGTCACATGTAGAGAGATCCTGTTTGgtgaaggaagaaaaatggaCATAA tctttgtcagGTTGTCTGCTAGTCCACGTCATGTCTccaggggtccgttcttcgtacctcgcttactacatccaagatcaaatgacacatccaagatcaaatcatcgcgctaa
- the LOC134634025 gene encoding uncharacterized protein LOC134634025 — protein sequence MNEVPQQISLIAAKLGDNVTLTCALSGSQQGLFYWYKLNPGYMIQTVAEGSFDKILFSINKSKFSATKVGNVHSLIIRNVSKEDEATYFCQAGSSFSVNFINGTILAVNDPKTQHKFFTVKQTPDVNSVHLGDTMTLQCSFLFENKNDTDQCPDEDKVHWFKGASESHPGIIYHGSIRKKEDGRCDYSLSKTITNSSDVGTYYCAVVTCGEILFGEGTKVDIRQKWDPVVIMLGMLLALCVIVIAVLILSRD from the exons ATGAATGAGGTTCCTCAGCAGATCTCTTTAATTGCGGCTAAACTTGGAGATAATGTGACTCTGACATGTGCGCTATCTGGAAGTCAACAAGGGTTGTTTTACTGGTATAAGCTGAATCCTGGATATATGATTCAAACAGTTGCTGAAGGAAGTTTTgacaaaatattattttctatTAACAAGTCAAAATTCAGTGCCACAAAAGTGGGCAATGTGCATTCTCTTATCATAAGAAATGTAAGCAAGGAAGATGAAGCAACATACTTCTGTCAAGCAGGATCATCATTCAGTGTTAACTTTATCAACGGGACAATTTTGGCAGTGAATG ATCCTAAAACCCAGCATAAatttttcacagtaaaacaAACTCCAGATGTGAATTCAGTCCATCTGGGTGATACAATGACTCTGCAGTGTTCGTTCCTCTTTGAGAACAAAAATGACACAGATCAGTGTCCAGATGAAGACAAAGTGCACTGGTTTAAAGGTGCATCAGAATCCCATCCAGGCATCATTTACCACGGCAGtatcagaaaaaaagaggacGGGAGATGTGACTACAGTCTGTCCAAAACTATAACAAACTCATCTGATGTTGGGACGTACTACTGTGCTGTGGTGACGTGTGGAGAGATCCTGTTTGGTGAAGGAACAAAAGTAGACATAA gACAGAAGTGGGACCCAGTTGTCATCATGCTTGGGATGCTGTTGGCTCTCTGTGTGATCGTGATCGCAGTTCTTATTTTATCCAgagactga